From a region of the Teredinibacter turnerae genome:
- the slmA gene encoding nucleoid occlusion factor SlmA → MTTNNKKPRKQQILEALAHMLEVSPGARITTAALAKEVGVSEAALYRHFPSKSKMFEGLIEFIEQTLFTRISMINDEEGTALDRCQKIIHLLLAFSERNPGITRILTGDALAGETDRLRQRVIQLFDRLETQLRQMFRTAELEEGLKLVLSVNETVALLTAVVEGKMVQYVRSEFKRLPTEAWPNHWRGMIEGLEPR, encoded by the coding sequence ATGACGACAAATAATAAGAAACCCCGCAAACAACAAATATTAGAAGCGCTCGCCCACATGTTGGAAGTGAGCCCTGGGGCTCGCATAACCACCGCTGCTTTGGCAAAAGAAGTCGGTGTTTCAGAAGCCGCTTTGTATCGCCACTTTCCCAGTAAATCGAAAATGTTCGAAGGTCTGATTGAATTTATTGAGCAGACCCTGTTCACCCGCATCAGTATGATCAACGATGAAGAGGGCACAGCCCTGGATCGTTGCCAGAAAATTATTCACTTGTTGCTCGCATTTTCAGAGCGCAATCCCGGTATTACCCGCATTCTGACGGGCGATGCGCTGGCCGGTGAAACCGACCGCTTACGCCAGCGGGTGATCCAACTATTTGATCGTCTCGAGACCCAGTTGCGGCAAATGTTTCGCACGGCTGAGTTGGAGGAAGGGTTGAAGCTGGTGTTGAGTGTTAACGAAACGGTTGCGCTGCTGACGGCTGTTGTGGAAGGTAAAATGGTGCAGTATGTGCGCAGCGAGTTTAAACGCTTACCGACCGAAGCCTGGCCTAACCATTGGCGCGGAATGATTGAAGGGTTGGAGCCCCGCTGA
- the rpmB gene encoding 50S ribosomal protein L28, translating to MAKVCQVTGKRPVTGHNVSHAKNHTKRRFLPNLHTHRFWVESEKRFVKLRVSSKGMRIIDKNGIETVLSDIRARGEKI from the coding sequence ATGGCTAAGGTTTGTCAGGTTACTGGAAAACGCCCGGTAACAGGCCACAACGTATCCCACGCAAAAAACCACACCAAGCGTCGTTTTTTGCCGAATTTGCATACACACCGCTTTTGGGTTGAATCTGAAAAGCGTTTTGTAAAACTGCGCGTATCCAGCAAAGGCATGCGTATTATCGATAAGAACGGTATCGAAACTGTTCTGTCTGATATCCGCGCCCGCGGCGAAAAAATTTAA
- the argB gene encoding acetylglutamate kinase, with protein sequence MREKESSIASAAHVAEVLTEALPYIQKFTSKTIVVKYGGNAMTDPALQKSFARDIVLMKLVGMNPIIVHGGGPQIGELLNRLNIKSEFVQGMRVTDSETMDVVEMVLGATVNKQIVSLINSAGGQAIGVTGKDGHLIQAKKLILNRTMSEEQEENIKASEIIDVGHVGEVKSINRAVIDLLVQSDFIPVIAPIGVGADGASYNINADLVAGKVAEILQAEKLMLLTNVAGLQDKNGEVLTGLSTRKVDELIADGTIYGGMLPKIRCALDAVNSGVSSAHIVDGRVAHAVLLEIFTDAGVGTLITNSAH encoded by the coding sequence ATGCGAGAAAAAGAGTCTTCCATAGCGTCGGCGGCACATGTTGCCGAAGTGTTAACCGAAGCATTGCCCTATATTCAAAAATTTACCAGTAAGACCATTGTCGTCAAATACGGCGGTAACGCCATGACAGACCCCGCGTTGCAAAAGAGTTTTGCGCGCGACATTGTTTTAATGAAACTGGTGGGAATGAACCCGATTATTGTGCATGGCGGCGGCCCGCAAATTGGCGAATTGCTGAACAGGCTAAATATTAAATCCGAATTTGTGCAGGGTATGCGGGTGACCGACAGTGAGACCATGGATGTGGTTGAGATGGTGCTGGGTGCTACGGTTAATAAACAAATTGTAAGTTTAATTAACAGCGCTGGCGGCCAGGCGATTGGCGTCACCGGTAAAGACGGGCACCTGATTCAGGCAAAAAAGCTCATTCTTAACCGCACCATGAGTGAGGAGCAGGAAGAAAACATCAAAGCATCGGAAATTATCGACGTAGGCCACGTGGGCGAAGTTAAATCGATCAACCGAGCGGTGATAGACCTGCTTGTACAAAGTGATTTTATTCCTGTAATTGCACCCATCGGCGTAGGGGCAGACGGCGCCTCTTATAATATCAACGCCGACCTGGTTGCCGGCAAAGTGGCGGAAATTCTGCAGGCGGAAAAACTCATGCTGCTGACCAATGTCGCTGGCTTACAGGACAAAAACGGCGAGGTGTTAACCGGGCTTTCGACGCGCAAAGTTGATGAATTAATTGCTGATGGAACCATCTACGGCGGGATGTTACCGAAAATCCGCTGTGCGTTGGATGCGGTCAATTCTGGGGTTTCCAGCGCGCACATTGTCGATGGCCGTGTAGCGCATGCCGTTTTGTTGGAAATTTTTACAGATGCAGGTGTAGGAACGCTTATCACCAATAGCGCACACTGA
- a CDS encoding exodeoxyribonuclease III has product MRVISLCVDGIHQAAQRGLFDWIEEQDADIICLQDLRALEYELDDDIFHPDGYFAYFFDSGVKHYNGVAIYTRHQPKALIYGLGFASGVDMEGRYLQVDFERYSIGSLLAPTAFSETESQEVKIKFFDDFQALLHKVTRKRRHFIFCGNWAMAHGKKDVENWQNNTNQSGYLPHEQQWMNQLFRQLGYADAFRVAVPEGGEYSWWPSGKIGEGDGWRTDYQVVSEALTRKVEYAAMYKTRHFSSHLPVIVDYDIDDL; this is encoded by the coding sequence ATGAGAGTAATCAGTCTGTGCGTCGATGGTATTCATCAGGCGGCTCAGCGGGGCTTGTTCGATTGGATAGAAGAGCAGGATGCTGACATTATTTGCTTGCAAGATCTCCGGGCACTGGAATATGAGCTGGATGATGATATTTTTCATCCGGACGGCTACTTTGCGTATTTTTTTGACTCCGGTGTAAAACATTACAACGGAGTGGCCATCTACACCCGTCACCAGCCGAAGGCGTTGATCTATGGGCTGGGGTTTGCGAGTGGTGTGGATATGGAGGGCCGTTACCTTCAGGTTGATTTCGAGCGTTACTCCATTGGCTCGCTTCTGGCGCCGACCGCGTTTTCCGAAACTGAATCCCAGGAAGTCAAAATCAAGTTTTTTGACGATTTCCAGGCGTTGCTCCACAAGGTGACACGCAAGCGCCGCCACTTTATTTTTTGCGGAAACTGGGCAATGGCACACGGCAAAAAAGATGTGGAGAACTGGCAAAATAACACCAATCAATCCGGCTATCTGCCGCACGAACAGCAGTGGATGAACCAGTTGTTCCGCCAGCTTGGCTATGCGGATGCGTTCCGGGTTGCGGTGCCCGAAGGTGGTGAATACTCGTGGTGGCCCTCCGGCAAAATCGGTGAGGGCGACGGCTGGCGAACGGACTATCAGGTGGTGTCCGAAGCGCTGACTCGCAAAGTTGAGTATGCAGCCATGTATAAAACCCGCCACTTCTCCAGCCATTTGCCGGTAATTGTCGATTACGATATCGACGACTTATAA
- the rpmG gene encoding 50S ribosomal protein L33, with amino-acid sequence MRDKIRLNSTAGTGHFYTTDKNKRTMPGKMEIKKYDPVVRKHVVYKEGKIK; translated from the coding sequence ATGCGTGACAAGATTCGATTGAACTCAACTGCTGGCACTGGTCACTTCTACACCACTGACAAAAACAAGCGCACCATGCCCGGCAAAATGGAAATCAAAAAGTACGACCCCGTTGTGCGCAAGCACGTGGTCTACAAAGAAGGCAAAATCAAGTAA
- a CDS encoding phosphomannomutase/phosphoglucomutase has protein sequence MTEQFQKFSDPGRSKPKSAEVEPPVEPKSKFSPVLISVLACMVLSAALSVWLCYYTYQTQIVAQRNAQLAELSQQRASLTAENIHLYMARVSEAIAQFADKPLLKTALEANDEAQLQRFVAGFQGQLDGALKVRVFPRGTARLDNDIYPPIRFSELELIGLAERQEVALPEAARINNEWLITMVAPVVQDNTRLVYGTVMVSLRAAVLAPLLAQNNTGLGQVTLQQVFDTGAPTTLISLSGAPVAPAVVVPVKDSHWQVVFAAGAALAAQTGTNGLWRLAGVALGCMFLIALSAWFGRQLGMRIAAAREDKAKGTWKTIQAVASAGKDVAFTDPIFQRRDILDVEIANEDEALLALDEKAQKPEQRIKDEPLDDTASETEQSSIAISETIFRAYDIRGIYGRDITKDVAYLVGQALGSEAMDVGDDTLIVARDARLHSPQLTEFLIRGILSTGCHVLNIGTVPTPLLYFATETLADSGSGVMVTASHNPADHNGFKVVMGGKCRSEEDIKAIRSRILSKNIYTGSGEERRKDIVPDYINTIFSDVALAGDISIVIDAANAVPGVIAPRLFEELGCHVTPLNCELDGSFPNHPPDPSIEENLQPLIAKVQEVGADLGIALDGDGDRLVVVTPQGKILWPDRLLMLFAKDIVARNPGADVVFDVKSTRHLANVITSSGGRPIIWKTGHSPMKLKMAESGALLGGEYSGHIFIKDRWYGFDDGLYAAARLIEIVSLQGQTLDEVFADFPESPSTPEIRVSVPEENKFALVEQLIERGEFGDGKKTTLDGLRIDYSNGWGLVRASNTSAHLTMRFEADDEASLHTLKALFVRQLREIDSTLKIDWDQTN, from the coding sequence GTGACCGAGCAGTTTCAAAAATTTTCAGATCCTGGACGCAGCAAGCCAAAAAGTGCGGAAGTGGAACCCCCTGTCGAGCCGAAAAGCAAATTTTCGCCAGTTTTAATTTCCGTTCTTGCCTGCATGGTGTTAAGCGCTGCGTTATCGGTGTGGCTGTGCTACTACACCTACCAAACTCAGATTGTAGCGCAGCGCAACGCGCAGCTTGCTGAATTATCTCAGCAGCGCGCTTCGCTGACGGCAGAAAATATTCACTTGTACATGGCACGGGTAAGCGAGGCAATCGCGCAGTTTGCCGATAAGCCCCTGCTGAAAACTGCGTTGGAGGCCAACGACGAGGCTCAGCTGCAGCGGTTTGTTGCCGGATTCCAGGGGCAGTTGGATGGCGCGCTTAAAGTTCGGGTTTTTCCCCGCGGCACTGCGCGACTGGACAACGATATCTACCCGCCAATTCGATTTTCGGAACTGGAGCTGATCGGCTTGGCGGAACGGCAGGAAGTCGCCTTGCCAGAAGCCGCCCGGATTAATAACGAGTGGCTGATTACCATGGTCGCGCCAGTTGTACAGGACAATACGCGGCTGGTTTACGGTACCGTGATGGTCAGCTTGCGCGCTGCAGTACTTGCGCCGCTGCTTGCGCAAAACAACACCGGGTTGGGGCAGGTGACTTTGCAGCAAGTGTTCGACACTGGTGCTCCTACAACTTTAATTTCTTTGTCGGGAGCCCCGGTGGCCCCCGCGGTGGTGGTGCCTGTTAAAGACAGCCACTGGCAAGTGGTGTTCGCCGCAGGCGCCGCGTTGGCGGCGCAAACTGGAACCAACGGACTATGGCGGCTGGCGGGTGTCGCCCTCGGATGTATGTTCCTCATCGCGCTTTCGGCGTGGTTCGGCCGTCAGCTGGGTATGCGTATCGCCGCCGCGCGAGAAGATAAAGCGAAAGGCACCTGGAAAACCATTCAGGCGGTAGCATCCGCTGGCAAAGACGTGGCCTTCACAGATCCAATTTTTCAGCGTCGCGATATTCTCGATGTGGAAATTGCCAACGAGGACGAGGCACTGTTGGCGCTCGATGAAAAAGCGCAGAAACCAGAGCAAAGAATTAAAGATGAACCTCTGGACGATACTGCGAGCGAGACCGAGCAGTCGTCGATTGCTATTTCAGAGACTATTTTCCGCGCATACGATATTCGGGGTATTTACGGCAGAGATATCACGAAAGACGTGGCGTATCTGGTTGGCCAGGCGCTGGGTAGCGAAGCAATGGATGTGGGTGACGACACCTTGATTGTTGCCCGTGACGCACGGTTGCACAGCCCCCAGTTAACGGAATTTTTAATTCGTGGAATTCTCAGTACGGGGTGTCATGTATTGAATATCGGTACTGTGCCTACGCCATTACTCTATTTTGCGACGGAAACACTCGCCGACAGCGGCAGTGGCGTTATGGTTACGGCCAGCCACAACCCCGCGGATCACAATGGATTTAAAGTGGTGATGGGCGGCAAATGTCGATCGGAAGAGGATATTAAAGCGATCCGCTCGCGTATCCTCAGCAAAAATATTTACACCGGTTCCGGAGAAGAGCGGCGCAAAGATATTGTGCCGGATTACATTAATACCATTTTTTCAGATGTGGCTCTGGCTGGCGACATCTCAATCGTAATCGACGCAGCGAACGCGGTACCTGGTGTTATTGCTCCGCGTCTGTTCGAGGAACTGGGTTGCCATGTCACGCCGTTAAATTGTGAACTCGACGGCAGCTTTCCCAACCACCCACCCGATCCCTCTATCGAAGAAAACCTGCAGCCATTGATTGCGAAAGTGCAGGAAGTTGGCGCCGATCTTGGAATTGCGCTGGATGGCGATGGCGACCGTCTGGTGGTGGTTACACCGCAAGGTAAAATTCTCTGGCCTGATCGTTTGCTGATGTTGTTCGCAAAAGATATTGTGGCGCGTAATCCGGGTGCCGATGTGGTATTTGACGTGAAGAGCACGCGTCACCTGGCCAACGTAATTACCAGCAGTGGCGGCCGCCCGATTATCTGGAAAACCGGTCATTCACCTATGAAATTAAAAATGGCAGAATCCGGTGCCCTGCTTGGCGGCGAATATTCTGGCCATATTTTTATTAAAGATCGCTGGTACGGATTTGACGATGGGCTCTACGCGGCGGCGCGACTTATAGAAATTGTGAGTCTGCAGGGGCAAACGCTCGACGAGGTATTTGCTGATTTTCCTGAATCACCATCTACACCAGAGATTCGCGTGAGTGTGCCCGAAGAGAATAAATTCGCCCTCGTCGAGCAGCTCATAGAGCGTGGCGAGTTTGGCGATGGTAAGAAAACCACGTTAGACGGGTTGCGAATTGACTATTCGAACGGCTGGGGGCTGGTACGTGCATCCAATACATCCGCGCACCTGACAATGCGGTTTGAAGCGGACGATGAAGCGTCACTGCATACGCTGAAAGCGCTGTTCGTGCGTCAATTGCGGGAAATCGACAGTACATTGAAAATAGATTGGGATCAGACAAACTAA
- the argH gene encoding argininosuccinate lyase gives MSHDENSVKPWGGRFSEATDAFVERFTASVNFDQRLYHHDINGSIAHATMLASVGVLSDDEKNAIIEGLEGIRKDIESGAFTWSVSLEDVHMNIEAELTKRIGITGKKLHTGRSRNDQVATDIRLYLRDEIDVIGKELTRLQQGLLFLAEREAHTIMPGFTHLQTAQPVTFGHHLLAWYEMLSRDYGRLMGCRKRLNQSPLGAAALAGTTYPIDREQTAALLGFNHPTRNSLDSVSDRDFAIEFSAFAALLMTHLSRASEELVLWTSAQFNFIDLPDRFCTGSSIMPQKKNPDVPELVRGKTGRVNGHLIALLTLMKSQPLAYNKDNQEDKEPLFDTVDTVKDCLRAFADMVPALNANKAAMLEAAKRGFSTATDLADYLVRKGIPFRDSHEIVGKSVAFGIEQNKDLSEMTLAELQQFSDAIENDVFEVLTLEGSVAARDHIGGTAPAQVLKAVELAKAELAAR, from the coding sequence GAGCCACGATGAGAATTCTGTAAAACCCTGGGGTGGGCGCTTCAGCGAAGCGACCGACGCATTTGTGGAACGCTTCACGGCCTCGGTAAATTTCGACCAGCGCCTCTACCACCACGACATCAATGGCTCCATCGCTCACGCCACTATGCTAGCCAGCGTCGGGGTACTCAGCGATGATGAAAAAAATGCCATTATTGAAGGCCTGGAGGGGATTCGCAAGGATATTGAAAGCGGTGCCTTTACCTGGTCGGTGAGTTTGGAAGACGTTCACATGAATATCGAGGCAGAACTCACCAAACGCATCGGCATCACGGGTAAAAAGCTGCACACCGGGCGTTCGCGCAACGATCAGGTCGCCACTGATATCCGTCTGTATCTGCGTGACGAAATCGATGTAATTGGCAAGGAACTGACGCGTTTGCAGCAGGGGTTACTGTTCCTCGCGGAGCGCGAAGCTCATACCATAATGCCTGGATTCACCCACCTGCAGACCGCGCAACCGGTGACCTTTGGCCATCATTTGCTGGCCTGGTATGAAATGCTGAGCCGCGACTACGGCCGCTTGATGGGTTGCCGCAAGCGCCTCAATCAATCGCCGCTGGGTGCCGCAGCGCTGGCCGGTACCACCTATCCGATTGATCGAGAACAGACCGCCGCATTACTCGGATTTAACCACCCCACCCGCAATTCACTGGACTCCGTCAGCGACCGCGACTTTGCCATCGAATTTTCAGCGTTTGCTGCCTTGCTAATGACCCACCTCTCCCGCGCCAGCGAAGAGCTGGTACTGTGGACCTCGGCGCAATTCAATTTTATCGACCTGCCAGACCGCTTCTGTACCGGTTCTTCGATTATGCCGCAAAAGAAAAACCCGGACGTGCCTGAGCTTGTGCGCGGCAAAACCGGTCGCGTCAACGGCCACCTTATCGCCCTGCTCACATTAATGAAGTCACAACCACTGGCCTACAACAAAGACAACCAAGAAGATAAAGAGCCATTGTTCGATACGGTCGATACCGTGAAAGACTGCCTGCGCGCATTTGCCGACATGGTGCCCGCCTTGAATGCCAATAAGGCAGCGATGCTCGAGGCCGCCAAGCGCGGCTTTTCTACCGCGACGGATCTCGCCGATTATCTGGTTCGCAAAGGCATTCCATTCCGCGATTCGCATGAAATTGTTGGCAAATCAGTCGCTTTCGGCATAGAACAGAACAAGGACTTATCTGAAATGACGCTGGCGGAATTGCAGCAGTTTTCTGACGCCATCGAGAATGATGTGTTTGAGGTACTTACCCTGGAGGGGTCGGTTGCAGCGCGCGATCATATCGGCGGCACAGCGCCAGCACAGGTGCTGAAAGCGGTTGAGCTGGCAAAAGCGGAGCTTGCGGCGCGCTAA
- the coaBC gene encoding bifunctional phosphopantothenoylcysteine decarboxylase/phosphopantothenate--cysteine ligase CoaBC, producing the protein MSVPDSTLSLANKNIVLGVTGGIAAYKSAEFVRQLQNAGAEVHVVMTAAATEFITPLTLQALSGNPVHTSMLDPAAEAGMGHIELARWADVLVIAPATADFIARLAHGEGNELLLALCLATAAPVMIAPAMNQEMWRKDITQENVARLIARGVIVCGPDEGIQACGDVGPGRMLQVEALTECVAAQFQLGSLAGRQVLITAGPTREAIDPVRYLTNRSSGKMGYALAEAALDAGAQVTLVSGPVNLPPPPNVRLVAVESALEMHAATLAAAESADVVIGAAAVADYRPQVAAQDKLKKHAGEPMQLTLVENPDIIADVAALPGVRFVVGFAAETQYLEEYAQAKLKRKRLHAIIANSVADGGVFEQDENEVTVFSRDGSSVSFARSGKKQLARGLIKWIAAALAEKPCD; encoded by the coding sequence ATGTCGGTACCAGATTCAACTCTTTCCCTGGCGAATAAGAATATCGTTTTAGGTGTGACAGGGGGGATAGCTGCTTATAAAAGTGCCGAGTTCGTGCGCCAGCTACAAAATGCCGGTGCCGAGGTTCATGTGGTTATGACAGCGGCCGCCACGGAGTTTATCACGCCGTTAACATTGCAGGCATTGTCGGGCAATCCGGTGCACACGTCCATGCTCGACCCTGCCGCCGAAGCGGGAATGGGGCATATTGAGCTGGCACGTTGGGCCGATGTTCTGGTCATTGCCCCTGCAACTGCGGATTTTATCGCGCGCCTCGCGCATGGTGAAGGCAATGAATTACTGCTGGCGCTGTGTTTGGCGACGGCAGCGCCGGTCATGATCGCGCCGGCGATGAATCAGGAAATGTGGCGCAAAGATATTACCCAGGAGAACGTGGCCAGGCTGATAGCGCGTGGCGTTATCGTCTGTGGCCCGGATGAAGGTATCCAGGCGTGTGGGGATGTTGGGCCGGGAAGAATGCTGCAGGTCGAGGCGCTCACGGAATGTGTTGCTGCGCAATTTCAGCTCGGTTCACTGGCCGGCCGACAGGTACTTATTACCGCGGGGCCGACTCGGGAAGCGATAGACCCCGTGCGCTACTTGACCAATCGCAGTTCCGGCAAAATGGGCTATGCCCTGGCAGAGGCGGCCTTGGACGCGGGCGCCCAGGTGACGCTAGTGAGCGGGCCTGTAAATTTGCCGCCCCCGCCAAACGTGCGACTGGTGGCAGTGGAGAGCGCGCTTGAAATGCATGCGGCAACGCTCGCCGCTGCAGAAAGTGCCGATGTGGTGATAGGCGCAGCAGCCGTGGCGGACTATCGCCCTCAGGTGGCGGCACAAGACAAATTAAAGAAGCACGCTGGCGAGCCTATGCAGCTTACCCTGGTAGAAAACCCGGACATTATTGCCGATGTCGCGGCACTCCCCGGTGTTCGGTTTGTGGTGGGCTTCGCAGCGGAAACCCAGTATCTGGAGGAGTATGCGCAGGCTAAACTTAAGCGCAAAAGACTCCATGCGATTATCGCGAATAGTGTTGCCGATGGTGGGGTATTCGAACAGGATGAGAATGAGGTGACTGTTTTCAGCCGTGATGGCAGCAGTGTGAGCTTTGCCAGGAGCGGTAAAAAACAATTAGCGCGCGGACTGATCAAGTGGATTGCTGCGGCGCTAGCGGAAAAACCGTGCGATTAA
- the radC gene encoding RadC family protein produces the protein MAISDWPASERPREKLLERGPDALSDAELLAIFLRTGCKGRSAVDLARELLSTFGGLRALLAADCKAFCQGLGLGEAKYVQLQAVLEMSKRHLGETLQRQTQFANSQSVKDFLTSQLRHRRSEVFAALFLDSQHRLLSFDTLFNGTIDGAAVYPREVAKKCLDHNAAAVIFAHNHPSGVAEPSEADRQITDRLCRALGLLDIRTLDHIVIGDGDAVSFADRGWL, from the coding sequence ATGGCGATTTCTGACTGGCCCGCCAGCGAGCGGCCGCGTGAAAAACTTCTCGAGCGCGGCCCAGATGCACTTTCCGACGCTGAACTCCTCGCTATCTTCTTACGCACTGGCTGCAAAGGCCGTTCGGCGGTAGATCTCGCGCGCGAGCTATTGTCCACGTTCGGTGGTTTGCGTGCACTTCTCGCCGCTGATTGCAAGGCATTCTGCCAGGGCCTCGGCCTCGGAGAGGCCAAATATGTGCAACTCCAGGCAGTCCTTGAAATGTCGAAACGCCACCTGGGCGAAACTCTGCAGCGGCAAACTCAGTTTGCCAATAGCCAGTCGGTTAAGGACTTCCTCACCAGTCAATTGCGCCACCGCCGCAGCGAAGTGTTCGCAGCGCTGTTTCTCGACAGCCAGCACCGGCTGCTCAGTTTTGACACTCTGTTTAACGGAACAATCGATGGCGCTGCGGTTTACCCACGCGAGGTTGCCAAAAAGTGCCTCGATCACAATGCCGCCGCCGTGATTTTCGCCCACAATCACCCCTCTGGCGTCGCCGAACCCAGCGAGGCTGACCGCCAGATTACCGACCGCCTTTGCCGCGCGCTGGGGCTGCTGGACATACGCACGCTCGATCATATAGTGATTGGCGATGGGGATGCAGTCTCATTCGCGGATCGGGGTTGGCTGTAA
- a CDS encoding glycoside hydrolase family 5 protein codes for MPFNLLKHAFTLLFIALSLCLSQPGSTATHEAAKPGEWWNLPYPEPFDATSLSRQQSTIRVSGNRLVDNKGETITLRGVNISDPDKLLKNGHWAKAHFAAVKNFGANVIRVPVHPIAWRSRGGEHYLALLDQAVHWANALDMYLIIDWHSIGNLHTGLFQHPMYDTNLQETRAFWRTIAARYKDVPTIAVYELFNEPTKMGGQLGELSWTTWKAINEDLIDIIFAHDPSAIPLVAGFNWAYDLRSARDNPIARKGIAYAAHPYPEKTRAPVAQKAADWEQTWGFIAKRAPLIATELGWMREGKPGAHVPVRDDGSYGPAIVEYLEKIGASWTVWCFDPDWPPQMIADWQYTPTEQGKFFRKEMLRLNK; via the coding sequence ATGCCTTTTAACCTGCTTAAACACGCTTTCACCCTACTTTTTATTGCCCTGTCCCTCTGCCTGAGCCAGCCCGGTAGCACCGCCACCCACGAAGCGGCGAAACCCGGAGAGTGGTGGAATCTGCCCTACCCTGAACCGTTCGACGCAACCAGCCTCAGCCGCCAGCAAAGCACCATTCGCGTTTCAGGCAATCGCCTGGTGGATAACAAGGGCGAAACAATCACCTTGCGCGGGGTCAATATCAGCGACCCGGATAAACTCCTAAAAAACGGCCACTGGGCAAAAGCCCATTTCGCCGCCGTCAAAAACTTTGGTGCAAATGTCATACGCGTACCGGTTCACCCTATTGCCTGGCGCTCCCGTGGCGGCGAGCACTACCTCGCGCTGCTGGACCAGGCTGTGCACTGGGCAAACGCGCTGGATATGTATTTGATTATCGACTGGCACTCCATCGGCAACCTGCACACCGGCCTGTTTCAGCACCCGATGTACGACACCAACCTGCAGGAGACGCGGGCATTCTGGCGCACCATCGCTGCCCGCTACAAAGATGTCCCCACGATTGCCGTATACGAGCTCTTTAACGAGCCCACAAAAATGGGCGGGCAACTGGGAGAGTTGAGCTGGACAACATGGAAAGCCATAAATGAAGACCTGATCGACATTATCTTCGCTCACGACCCTAGTGCCATTCCCCTGGTTGCCGGTTTTAACTGGGCTTACGATCTACGCTCAGCACGCGACAACCCGATTGCACGCAAAGGTATCGCTTATGCCGCGCACCCCTACCCGGAAAAAACTCGGGCGCCGGTAGCGCAAAAAGCCGCAGACTGGGAGCAAACCTGGGGATTTATCGCTAAACGCGCCCCGCTGATCGCCACCGAGCTCGGCTGGATGCGCGAGGGCAAGCCAGGTGCGCATGTGCCAGTCAGGGATGACGGCAGTTACGGACCTGCGATTGTGGAGTACCTGGAAAAGATCGGCGCCTCGTGGACCGTTTGGTGCTTCGACCCGGACTGGCCGCCGCAAATGATTGCCGACTGGCAGTACACCCCTACCGAACAAGGGAAATTTTTCCGCAAGGAAATGCTGCGCTTGAACAAATAA
- the pyrE gene encoding orotate phosphoribosyltransferase gives MHAYQQQFIEMAIASQALKFGEFTLKSGRVSPYFFNAGMLHMGSNIAHLGRAYAQALVDSGHSVDMIFGPAYKGIPLAAATASALADHHNRDLPYAYNRKEAKDHGEGGTLVGAPLAGKVAIVDDVITAGTAIREVLTLLKQAKAEPAAIVIGLNRKERGQGSLSAIDELQQSTGVPVVSIIDLDHIMMYLEKAGDQQTSEKIALYREQYGLD, from the coding sequence ATGCACGCCTATCAGCAACAGTTTATTGAGATGGCCATTGCCAGCCAGGCTCTCAAGTTTGGCGAGTTTACGCTCAAGTCGGGGCGTGTAAGCCCGTATTTTTTCAACGCGGGCATGTTGCATATGGGCAGCAATATCGCTCATTTGGGGCGGGCATACGCGCAAGCATTAGTGGATTCCGGGCATTCAGTCGATATGATTTTTGGCCCGGCGTACAAAGGCATTCCACTCGCCGCAGCCACGGCTAGTGCCCTGGCAGACCACCACAATCGCGATCTACCCTATGCGTACAACCGTAAAGAAGCCAAAGATCACGGCGAAGGCGGCACTCTGGTAGGCGCACCGCTCGCAGGCAAAGTCGCCATCGTCGACGATGTTATCACCGCTGGAACGGCTATTCGTGAGGTACTCACGCTTTTAAAGCAAGCAAAGGCTGAACCAGCAGCGATTGTTATTGGTCTAAACCGGAAAGAACGCGGCCAGGGTTCGCTCTCGGCCATTGATGAACTTCAGCAATCTACCGGTGTGCCGGTGGTCAGCATTATCGACCTCGATCACATCATGATGTACCTGGAAAAAGCCGGCGATCAGCAAACAAGCGAAAAGATTGCGCTTTACCGCGAGCAATATGGATTAGATTAA